One genomic region from Haladaptatus caseinilyticus encodes:
- a CDS encoding DUF192 domain-containing protein — MRVTPALLVICLVVLAGCTGGLGIGSDGPMQTEKRSNSSATTNTDGNISAAFVANDGRTNVTLEVANSDGERTRGLMYRESLPQNHGMVFVFESAQPQSFWMKNTVIPLDIIFIAPNGTVINVEHADPQPDANELDLRSYRSDAPAKYVVEMRQGFANRTGIEPGTKFKFDGKRPSTES, encoded by the coding sequence ATGCGTGTGACTCCCGCCCTCTTGGTTATCTGTCTCGTCGTCCTCGCCGGTTGTACGGGGGGTCTCGGAATCGGCTCCGATGGACCGATGCAGACGGAGAAACGATCCAATTCGTCAGCGACAACCAATACGGACGGCAACATATCGGCCGCATTCGTCGCGAACGATGGACGAACGAACGTGACGCTGGAAGTGGCGAATTCGGACGGCGAGCGAACCCGAGGGCTCATGTATCGAGAGTCGCTTCCCCAGAACCACGGCATGGTGTTCGTTTTCGAGTCAGCACAGCCGCAGTCGTTCTGGATGAAAAACACCGTAATTCCGCTCGACATCATCTTCATCGCACCGAACGGAACCGTCATAAACGTGGAACATGCCGACCCGCAACCGGATGCCAATGAGTTAGATCTCAGGAGTTATCGGAGCGACGCACCGGCTAAGTACGTGGTCGAAATGCGTCAAGGATTCGCCAACAGAACCGGAATCGAACCGGGGACGAAGTTCAAGTTCGATGGAAAACGCCCGTCGACCGAAAGCTAG
- a CDS encoding GNAT family N-acetyltransferase, translating into MEIRPANEGDFGAIRRIAHRAWSEAYNDILNDETITETVSAWYSNDSLTDALDRPGTAFLVAVTGEELVGFCHAVCHEDEGDVLRLYVDPDDWGDGVGTALHERLREDFEDFSMKRIRAMVLADNDIGNEFYRGLGFEKTDEAEVEMGGKAYAENVYTYAL; encoded by the coding sequence ATGGAGATTCGACCCGCGAACGAGGGAGATTTCGGGGCGATTCGGCGAATCGCACACCGAGCATGGAGCGAGGCGTACAACGACATTTTAAACGACGAGACCATTACCGAAACCGTGTCGGCGTGGTATTCGAACGACTCGTTGACGGATGCCCTCGACAGACCTGGTACCGCCTTTCTCGTCGCAGTTACCGGCGAGGAGCTCGTTGGATTCTGTCACGCAGTCTGTCACGAGGACGAAGGGGACGTTCTTCGCCTCTACGTGGACCCGGACGATTGGGGAGATGGCGTCGGAACCGCGCTCCACGAACGACTGCGCGAGGACTTCGAAGATTTCAGCATGAAACGGATTCGGGCGATGGTGCTCGCGGACAACGACATCGGCAACGAGTTCTACCGGGGATTGGGATTCGAGAAAACTGACGAAGCCGAAGTCGAGATGGGTGGGAAGGCGTACGCGGAGAACGTCTATACGTACGCACTCTGA
- a CDS encoding HdeD family acid-resistance protein gives MGTEVRDTTDRSTANSTWKTLFASGTIIAVIGVLAIFFPFLAGVTLSVLLGAALLVGAALHAVHAFSAGDWKGVLWQVVLAIVYAVAGVALVVNPVFGLVTLTILVIAYLAVIGVVEIVMGIALRPEKNWAWVVASGVISLLLAGLLFGGWPGSAEWALGLLFGVSLLTSGLSMVGVAMGGREAEREMPAGRTERAT, from the coding sequence ATGGGAACCGAAGTACGCGACACGACAGATCGGAGTACAGCAAACTCGACGTGGAAAACACTCTTCGCGAGCGGAACAATAATCGCGGTTATCGGCGTCCTTGCCATCTTCTTCCCGTTTTTGGCGGGGGTTACCTTGTCGGTGCTGCTCGGAGCGGCATTGTTAGTCGGTGCGGCGCTTCACGCCGTCCACGCGTTTTCGGCTGGGGATTGGAAAGGCGTTCTGTGGCAGGTGGTGCTCGCAATCGTCTATGCCGTCGCAGGCGTCGCGCTCGTGGTCAACCCCGTCTTCGGCCTGGTTACGCTGACGATACTGGTTATCGCCTATCTCGCGGTAATCGGCGTCGTCGAAATCGTCATGGGAATCGCACTCCGTCCAGAAAAAAATTGGGCGTGGGTCGTCGCCAGCGGCGTCATTTCGCTCCTGCTCGCTGGTCTTCTCTTTGGAGGATGGCCGGGAAGTGCCGAATGGGCGCTCGGACTCCTGTTCGGTGTCAGTCTGCTCACCAGTGGTCTGTCGATGGTTGGCGTCGCCATGGGTGGCAGGGAAGCGGAGCGGGAAATGCCAGCCGGTAGAACGGAACGGGCTACGTAA